ATCAAATTTCCGGGTTACATATTCATCTCCATTATCTCTGTAGAAAACGGATCCATACCTTACAGTTGTATTTTTAAGCTTTCCTTCAATCTTTTTCAGCACATCCAAAAGTTCAGACTGAAGATAAGAAATTTCATCCCCCATAGAACCTGTAGCATCCACTACGAAAGCAAGATCCAAAATACGTTTCTGCTGGCAAGGCTGATCCAGAATGATGAGGTTTTGTCCATTTTTAAAAGTTCTGAGATTACTACTGATTACCTGCCCGGTATGATCCGACAAATAATATTTCTCTGAATCCGAGTTTTCATTTGTCATTGGTGATATCCATAATTCCACATTGCCCAGATTATCTGAAACGGCTTCCCAGATAATGTTTTTCTTATCATCCAATAGTTTTACTTTTTCTCCTATTACCGGTTTCCTGTCTTTATTGACCAACTGGACTGAAACTCTTTTATCGGGAAAGAACTTCCATGTATTTTTATACTGATCAAGAGTAGGCATTGCAATATCTTTCCAATAATCCCATTTAGAAAAATCATTAACTTCTCCTGCTGTCAGCTGACCAGCTTTTGGGAGTATTTTTTCGGGCTCTTCAGGTTCTTTTACTTTTTTCTCCGCACTGTCTGAAGAAACTTTTTTGAGTTTTTCTATTTCTGCTTTAGATAGTCCTTTTGTTGTGATCACAACAACTCCGTTACTAGCTTTACTTCCATACAGAGCCGTAGCTTCCAGCCCTTTCAGTACTTTTAATTCTTTTATTTTTTTAGGATCCAGAGTATTTAAAAATTCAGACGCTCTATCCATTACAATTCCGTCAATAATATACAACGGGGTTACAGATTTTTCATCTATACTTTTTGCTCCCCTGATTAATATTTCATCACGCTTTTTAATTCCGGTTGACACTTCTAACCCGGCAACTCTTCCAGCTAGTGAAGAAACGGTAGCCGGAGCATGCACAGGAGTTTTGTCTGTAGAAGCAATCATAACTGTTGAGGAAGCGGTAACAGATTTATAACTCTTTTTAATCCCATATGCGGTTACAACAATTTCTTCAATCTGTTTTGTTTTCAAGGTGTCCTTGTATATTTTGGGTAAGGATGTTTCTATTTTACCAGGAACTTCTACTTGTGATATACCATGAGTAGCTCGTAATATATAGGGATCTACAGGTTTAACAGGTGTAGACTGGTGAGCAATAGGACTTGGTAAAGACAACTCTTCTTTTCTGATGTTATCCTTTATTGTCCGATCTATTTTTGCAATATCCGTTTGGGTAATTGGACCTCTTGAAGTTGTATTTTCTACAATTACAGGTTTTAAAGGTTCTGCAGTTTCTTTTTTATTCATAAAATAAAGGGCACCTAAACCAATCACCAGACTGGCAGCAATACCATACGGCAGCCAAAGAGGAATCATTCTCTTTTTCTCTTCTTTTTTATCTAATTTTTCTTCAATCTTATCCCAGACTTTTTCAAAACCAGGAAAAACGGTTGGTTCTTCAGAAAGCTTAGAAGCTTCATTGAATTGTTGATCTATATGATTATTTTCCATTGTTGTAAAAGCTTAAATGTTTTGATTCACTAAAAGTTCCTGCAGCTTTTTTCGTGCAAAATTGAGCTGGGATTTTGATGTACCCTCGCTGATGGAAAGCATCGTTGCAATTTCCTTATGAGGATATCCTTCAATAGCGAAAAGATTAAAGATGGCTCTGCAGCCTTCCGGGAGAAAATTCAGTAAACTGAGAATATCTTTTTCCAGAGAAAGGTTTTCTGTAGTTCCTTCGGAATGATCAATAAAGTTTTCTTCCAGGGAAATAAAGAGTCCTTTATTGGTTCTTAATTTCTGCAGGCATTCGTTTACTGTTATTTTTCTTGCCCATGCTTCAAAGGTTTCGGGGTTCTGAAGCTGAGTAATTTTCGTGAAAATTTTATAGAACGTATCAGCCAATACTTCTTCTATATCTTCATCGTTTTTCAAATAGCGTCTGCAGACTGCGTAAAGCCTGCCCGCCATTTTCTCGTAGACCTTCCGCTGGGCATTGCGGTCGCTACGCTGGCATTCCAATAATAATTCTTGTTCCATAGTCAGGAGTTATACTATTATAGATGCATAAACTTTTGTAGGGGTTGGAAACATGGTCAATTTTTTTATTAAAATATCGAAAAAGCAAATTTTCCGATCAGCCATTTGATATTTTTTTCATTTCAAATTTAACTTTTCCATCTGTAACAAATCTCTATTATCAACGACTATTAATACAAATAATCTTTTTATAGTAATGAAAAATGCCAAAATTGCATCATTACTTTTTGTTTTGTCTGCAGGAAGTATGATGTTTGCCCAAGATGACTTGATCAACAAGTTAAAAAACAACCAATCGCAAAATGCTAATTTTCAGTTCACAACGTTAAAAGACGTTGGCGCGACTTCTGTAAAAAACCAGGGTTCATCAGGAACTTGCTGGAGCTACTCCGGAAATTCTTTCCTTGAATCTGAAATGCAGAGAATGGGCAAAAAACCTGTAGATCTTGCCGAAATCTTTACCGCAAGAAATTCTTACCATGATAAAGCAAAATTATATGTTTTAAATAATGGAGCCATCAGCTGGGGTGACGGAGGAGAGCTTCACGATGTCATTAACATGTACAAGAAGTACGGAGCAGTTCCTCAGGATGCATATACAGGATTAAAATCGGGACAGACTACCAACAACTTCAAGGAAATGCAAGGGAAACTGAAGCCGGTTCTTGACAGCCTTGTTCAAGCTTCTTCAAAAGGGAAACTGACCGATAACTGGATGGATTCTGTAGATGCAATTCTTGATGAATATTTAGGAAAAGTACCTGCTAACTTTACGTATGAAGGGAAAAACTATACTCCTAAAACATTTGCTAAGGAAGTCGTAGGAATCAACCCTGAAGATTATGTAGAATTATCTTCTTACAAAGATTATGCATATTATGAGAAATTTGTAGTTCCAATTCCTGATAACTGGAGCCATGATTCTGACTGGAATATTCCGATGAAAGATCTTACAGCGATCATTGACAATGCAGTAACTAAAGGATATTCTGTAGGTTGGGCAACTGACGTTTCCGAGCCTTATTTCTCTTACAAAAACGGGGTAGCTTACGTTCCGGACATGGATCTTGATCAGATCACTGCAGAGAATAAGCAGACTTTGTTCACAGAGCCTAAAAAAGATAAAACCATCACTGAAGACATGCGTCAGAAAGCCCTTAACAATCTTTCTACAACGGATGACCATGGTATGCACATTGTAGGTTTGGCAAAAGACCAGACGGGGAAAGAATATTATATGGTGAAAAACTCATGGGGTGTAACCAATGATTTTGCCGGATATCTTTATGTAACAAGACCTTATGTTGAATATAAATCAACAGCAATTCTTGTTCACAAAAATGCCATCCCAAAAAACATTTTAAAGCAACTGAAACCAACGAAGAATATTGGTTTGTAAGAAAAGAAATCATTTCTGCCATTTTTAAACGGCAGTTTTAGATATTTAAATCTGTTAAAACCCGCTTCCGGAAATTCCGGAGCGGGTTTGTTTTTCCAAATACTTTCTTATAAATAATTTATTTCACATTTTAGTGCAAAGTATTATTTAATTTTCAAAAAATATTATATTTGTATAAATCAACAAACTAATCAATATGAAAAATCTAAAGAGATTAACAAAATCGACATTAAAGAACATCAATGGTGGGAATGCTCCACAGTGTGAAGCCGGACTTATTGCATGCCGTCACAAAGCTGAAGATGGCTATCCTGCTTATTGGACGTGTGAAGCTGCATCAACAGGATGTAGACTCTTATAAAACACCCATCAAAGCTTTTAGAAGCTGTTTTATAAAAAAACAAATAAAAACCCGATTTCAGAAATTCTGAAATCGGGTTCTTTAATAAATAGGTGAAAATTAAATATAAAATAAAGTGAATTATGCTGATTTAATACCAGACAGAATTGTCAATTCAGCTTCACAAGTAAATAAATTATGCTGTTAAAAAATTGACCGCGAAGCGAATTCACCATTCCTTATTGATATTAAAATAAAACGCCCATACTTTCTGCTGAGAAATCCAGAAGAGCTTCAGTGTTCCCTTCTTTGATCTTCTGTACCCATTGGTGATCCTGTAAAATGGCTCTTCCTACTGCAACAAGATCAAATTCTTCATTATCAAGTCTTCTGATCAGTTCTGTAAGATCTGTTTTTTCTGTTCCCTCGCCAGCAAATGCATTAAGGAAATCTCCGTTCAAGCCTACAGAACCTACTGTAATAGTTGGCTGTCCGGTAATTTTTTTAGCCCATCCTGCAAAGTTTAAATCAGAACCTTCAAATTCCGGTTCCCAAAAACGACGCTGTGAACAGTGGAAAATATCTACACCAGCTTCTTTTAATGGTAATAACCAGTCTTCCATTTCATTAGGAGTAAATGCCAGTCTGGTTTTATAATCCTGCTGTTTCCATTGTGAAAGACGGATAATAATGGTAAAATCCTCTCCTACTGCTGCTCTGATAGCTTTTACAACTTCTACAGCAAATCGGCTTCTCTCTTTTAGTGTTTTACCACCATACTCATCTGTTCTGGTATTGCTTACTTCCCAGAAAAACTGATCGATAAGATAACCATGTGCTCCATGAATTTCAATACAATCGAAACCAAGATCTTTTGCTGATTTTGCAGAAGCTGCAAACTGTGCAATGGTATCCTGAATATCTTCAATCGTCATTGTTGAAGCCTTTTCCATTTGAACTAACGGATAGTCTTCCGACATTCTTGTATCTCCTACATGCCAGATCTGAGGCCCCATTTTACCTCCATTCTGATGTACAGTATCGATTACATTTTTCCAGCCGTTTAAAGCTTCTGTTCCATAGAAATCCGGGATATTCTGTAGGTTTTTTGATCCAGGTCTGTTGATTACAGTTCCTTCAGAAAGAATTAATCCTACTTCTGAAGCAGCTCTCCTTCCGTAATAGTCTGCAATATTCTGAGTGGGAACTCCATTATCAGATTGTGCTCTGGTCATAGGAGCCATTACTATTCTATTTTTAAGCTGTAGATTCTTGTATTGAAACGGTTTAAATAATGATGATGTGCTCATATTTAAATTTATATTTTATAATTGTTACACAAAGTAACTAATAATAGTTCACTTTTGTATCTTTCATTAAAAAAATAGTGGTAACTTCGCAGTAACTTACATTAGTAACATTAAAGTAACGTATGAAACTTTGGTTTTATATGCTGTTTAAAATAAAAATCTCCTTATGAAAAAGAATGAATTAATGCAATACAGCTGCCCTCTGGGCAAGGCAATGGCCGCTTTGGGAAGCAAATGGAAGCCGATTATTGTTCTTGTTATTAAAGACAGGAAGTTACGTTTTGGAGAACTGGCAGTACGAATTAATGTCATTTCCAGAAAGGTATTGACTGATCAATTGAGGGAGATGGAAACGGATGGACTGGTTATCCGTGAAGAGTTTAAAGAACTTCCTCCAAGAGTGGAATATTCTCTTACAGAAAAGGGATTGGCTTTATTACCTATCCTATATTTACTGGAAGAGTGGGAAGCTAAATATCAGGTGAAAGGACAGCATGAAGATAAAGATTGTTCTTTTTTGAATGAAGATATAAAAAATAAAAAGGCTGTCAATGTTTGATAGCTTTTTTGCATTTATCCTTATACTCACTTTCAAAAAGGTAAGTATATAACGAAAAGGTAAGCATATAGGTTCAAAGCCATTTCTGATGCAAATTTGCAGAAAATATTTCACTATGAATTACAAAGAAATTGCAAAAGAAACCATTGGAAATCTATACAAAGCCCACAGCAGCATCCGAAAATCCGGTATTGATAAAAAACTGATCGCTTTGGTAGAACTTCGTGTCTCACAAATCAATGGCTGTGCCTATTGCTGCAGTTATCATGCTAAAGAATTATCTGATTTTGGCTTTGAGCAAGATACCATTAACAGGCTCCCGGGCTGGAAACACACGAATGCCTTTAATGATCAGCAAAAGCTTGTTTTAGAATGGGCAGAAGCTGTCATTGACAGTAAAGATGGCTGGCAAGATATCAAAGCAAAACTGACTGAGCAATTCACGGAAAGAGAAATTGTAGAATTGACAGCAAGTATAACGCTGATGAATACTTTGAATACACTAAGGATTACTTTGGCTGAGAAGGAATAAATATAAAATCTGAAATCAGATAACTATACAAAATACTAATTCTCACTCTTTTTTACCATTAACATATTGGCAAATGGAGTGATTTTTTTATTCTCTGTTATTTTCAATTTTGCTGCAGAGATTGCTTCCTCCCATTGCTTTTGACTTAAAAAATGGAATGCTCCGATATTAAAGCAAATAAAGTTCGTCATGTCTCTAAACTGTTCAGATATGATAATCAAGCCTCCTTTTTTCAGTATTCTTTTCGCTTCTTTGAAAAACAAAACTCTTTTCTGATGATCGAGAATCTCATGAAGTGCTGTGACTGCCAGAATAATGTCTTGTGATTCGTTTTCAAAAGGTAAAATATCAGGGGAAATTCTTATTTCTTTAGGATTAGGAGGAAACATTTTCTTTGAAACTTCAATTCCATTTTCATGTTCATGTCTGTTTCCATAAATATCACAAACAGTGAATTTTATATGATCATATTTCTCTTCCAGTTTTCTTGATAAAGGATCAAAGCTTGCATGAATTACAACTGCATTTTCAATTTTTCCCCAATCCAGAAACTCATTTAATCCCTTCAATTCATATAGATCAGAATTATCATAAAGAATATAAGATGCAGCAATTGAAGCTAATATGTTTAAAACAATAAGAATTCCAAAACTTCTTAATAATATGATCCATAAGGATGAATTAATCTGAAAAGACAATATAAAAAGAAATAATGAGATTAAAATTCCAAGTACTATTTTCTTATAATTGAACAGGATAACGAGTTGAGTTATTTTCATGTAAAAGTTTAAAAAGACATTCTCCTATCAAATCTACAAATTTTTGTGCTTACATCATAAACTAAAACCGCTTCCAAAAGGAAGCGGTTTTTAAATGTATCTAAAATCCCGATTAGAATATCGCAGGATATTTCTGAGGATTTGTTTCATTAAACATAGCGTAGATTTTCTCTACCATATCGTCTGTAGACGGCTTGCTGAAATAATCACCATCACTTGCATAGGCAGGTCTGTGATCATTGGCAGAGATCGTCAACGGATCTGAATCCAGGTATCTGAATGCTTTTTGTTTTTCAAGGATCTGCTGTAAGATAAATCCTGTAGTTCCTCCTTCCACATCTTCGTCAATCACTACTAATCTGTTGGTTTTCTTAACACTTTCAGCAATTTCGTGAGATAAATCGAAAGGAATTAATGACTGGATATCAATTACTTCTGCAGAAATTCCTAATTTTTCCAATTCGTTAGCTGCTTCAGTTACAATTCTCCATGTAGAACCGTACGTTACCAACGTAACGTCTTTTCCTTCTTTAGTTACTTCAATTTTCCCTACAGGCACAGTGAAATCACCTAAGTTATCAGGCTGTTTTTCTTTTAACCTGTATCCGTTCAGACATTCTACTATAATTGCAGGTTCGTCCGTCTGAAGCATTGTATTGTAGAATCCGGCAGCTTTAGTAAGGTTTCTAGGTACAAGAACTAAAATACCTTTTGAAAGGTTAAGAATACCCGCCATTGGAGAACCTGAATGCCAGATTCCTTCCAGTCTGTGACCTCTTGTTCTGATGATCAATGGAGCTTTCTGACCTCCTTTTGTTCTGTAATGTACGGTAGCAAGATCATCACTCATTCCCTGCAGACAGTAAAGAACATAGTCTAAGTACTGGATTTCTGCGATAGGTCTCAATCCTCTCATCGCCATACCAATCCCCTGTCCAAGAATCGTTGCTTCACGGATTCCTGTATCAGCGATACGTAAAGCACCGTATTTCTCCTGCATTCCTTCCAATCCCTGGTTTACGTCACCGATATTTCCGGTATCTTCTCCAAAAATTAAAGTTTCAGGATATTTTTCAAATATTTTATCAAAGTTGTTTCTGATTACGACTCTACCGTCTACATCTTCAGAACTGTCAGAATATACAGGCTTAATTTCCTGAATATTTTCTGCTTTCCACTCAGACTGAGAGTATAAGTGAGAAGAATAGTTGTCCTTTTCAACAGCAGCTACTTCATTGTATTTCTGCATCAGTTGATTTCTTTCTGCAGAGTCTGTCCCTCTTGTTGCCAGTAATGCTTTTCTTACCAAATGGAAGATATCTTTCTTAGCTTTTGAAACCAACTTATTGAAGTTAGCAATATATGTTTCCACTTCAGCATTCTGACCTTTAAGGTTTTCTACTAAAGGTAAGATAGACTGGATAAGTTCAGAAATCGCCTTCTGATAGTTTTCCCAAGCTGCCTTCTGTCCTGTTTTTGCTGCTTTCTTCGCTTCATCATCAATAGCCTCTAATTCTTCAGCTGTAGCAATCACCTCTTCTTTTCCATCAATATCGATAGAATAGTTCAGAATCCATTCTTTGAATTTTGCCAGACCGTCATATTCAGCTTCCCAAGCCAGACGCTCTTCGTTTTTATATCTTTCGTGAGATCCGGATGTAGAGTGTCCCTGAGGCTGCGTAACATCAATCACATGCACTACTACCGGTACACTTTCTGTTCTTGCGAAATGTTCTGCCTTAGCATAAGCATCTAATAATGCAGGATAATCCCATGCTTTCACCTGGATAATCTCACATCCCTGATTTTCGCCTTCTTTTCTTTGGAAACCACTTAGCATTTCACTGATATCAGCTTTTGCTCTCTGGTTTTTAGTAGGCACCGAAATTCCGTATCCGTCATCCCAGATTGAAACAATCATAGGAACCTGAAGAGCACATGCCGCGTTCAGCGTTTCCCAGAAGTGTCCTTCTGCTGTAGAGGCATCCCCAATAGTTCCGAAAGCAATTTCGTTACCTTCTCTTGAGAATTTTTCAGAACCTTCAAATTTTACGCTCTTATAAATTGTAGAAGCCTGAGCCAATCCCAATAATCTTGGCATTTGTCCGGCTGTAGGAGAAATATCGGAAGAAATATTTTTCTGAGCTGTTAAATCTTTCCAGCTACCATCTTCATTTAAACTTCTTGTTGCAAAATGCCCGTTCATCTGTCTTCCAGCTGAAGCAGGTTCTCTTTCCACGCTTGTATCTGCATACATCTGTGCAAAGAAACTTTCTACTGTTAAGGCATCTATTGCCAATGCAAAAGTCTGATCCCTGTAATATCCTGAACGGAAGTCTCCATTTCTGAAAACTTTCGCCATTGCAAGCTGAGGAAGTTCTTTTCCATCCCCAAAAATTCCAAATTTAGCTTTTCCCGTAAGAACTTCTCTCCTTCCGAGATAAGACATTTCACGAGAGATCCTTCCTAACCTGTAGTCTTCAAGTATTTGATTTTTAAAATCTTGAAAGGATATTTGCTGTGTTTCAATATAGGTTGTTTGCATAGCTAAGTAAAAAAGTTTTTTAATCTTCAAGTATTTTGCTAATATACACTTTTTAAATTAATTTTAATTTTTAATAATCTTTTTTAAAAATTTGATAATAAAAAAAATTGTGCTTTATTTTGAAAAAAATTGTAAATGATGGAAAAAAAGTCACCTCACATTTTGAATGCTTCCAGCAATCTTTTAGGGTTTTCATTGATTATTATTACCTCATTGAAAATCTCTAAGATCAGTCAGAGTACGTATTTGGATGAATTTGCAGGATTTGCCTGTATTCTTTTTGCCTGCAGCTGCTTCTTTTCTTTTCTGGCGATCAGAACAAGAAATACAAAGCGGGAATACACGTTTGAGAATATTGCGGATTATTTATTTTTAATCGCTTTATTTTGTATAGTTCTAGCTGTTATTATTGTAACCCTAAAAATTATTTAATTTAAAATTTTCGCTCAATTACATAATCCAGCATAATATGTAACGACTTTCTTGCTTCAGAATCCGGAAATTCATTCAGAATGTTTTTCGCTTTCTGCTGGAAATCTTTCATGACCGTAATGGCATATTCCAATCCACCGGAGCTTTTCACAAATTCTATAAGCTCTTTTACACGTTTGGGATTGTTATTATAACGTTTTATGGTATCGAAATAGTACTTTCTATCCTTTTCGCTGGCTGCCTTCAGAGTATGAATTAAAGGAAGAGTCATTTTCTGTTCTTTAATATCAATTCCTACCGGCTTACCAATCACGTTTGAACTTAAATAATCAAAAAGATCATCTTTGATCTGAAATGCCATCCCGGTAAAGGTTCCAAAATCCATCATTTTTTTGGCAAGAGCCTCATCTGCATTGTTGGAAAGAACACCTATTTCACAGCATGCTGCAATCAGAGTCGCTGTTTTCTGACGGATAATTTCATAATACACCTCTTCAGTGATATCCAGTTTTCTGGCTTTTTCCAGCTGAAGAAGTTCCCCTTCGGACATTTCACGGATCGTTCTGGAAATTACCCCAAGCAGGTCATAATCTTTGTGATCTGTGGAGAGTAAAACTGATTTTGACAAAAGATAATCCCCTACCAAAACCGCAATTTTATTCTTCCAAAGTGCATTGATTGAAAAGAAATTACGACGTTTAAAACTTTCATCCACCACATCATCATGTACCAAAGTAGCGGTGTGGATCAGCTCAATCATAGAAGCACCACGATAGGTTTTTTCCGTCACTTCACCCACCAGTTTGGCACAAAGAAACACAAACATAGGACGCATCTGCTTTCCTTTGGTGGTAACAATAAAACGGGTTACTTTATCTAATAAAGCTACTTTACTCTGCATTGATTCATAAAACTTCTGTTCAAAAA
This region of Chryseobacterium culicis genomic DNA includes:
- a CDS encoding T9SS type A sorting domain-containing protein, which encodes MENNHIDQQFNEASKLSEEPTVFPGFEKVWDKIEEKLDKKEEKKRMIPLWLPYGIAASLVIGLGALYFMNKKETAEPLKPVIVENTTSRGPITQTDIAKIDRTIKDNIRKEELSLPSPIAHQSTPVKPVDPYILRATHGISQVEVPGKIETSLPKIYKDTLKTKQIEEIVVTAYGIKKSYKSVTASSTVMIASTDKTPVHAPATVSSLAGRVAGLEVSTGIKKRDEILIRGAKSIDEKSVTPLYIIDGIVMDRASEFLNTLDPKKIKELKVLKGLEATALYGSKASNGVVVITTKGLSKAEIEKLKKVSSDSAEKKVKEPEEPEKILPKAGQLTAGEVNDFSKWDYWKDIAMPTLDQYKNTWKFFPDKRVSVQLVNKDRKPVIGEKVKLLDDKKNIIWEAVSDNLGNVELWISPMTNENSDSEKYYLSDHTGQVISSNLRTFKNGQNLIILDQPCQQKRILDLAFVVDATGSMGDEISYLQSELLDVLKKIEGKLKNTTVRYGSVFYRDNGDEYVTRKFDFSDKAEDLVSFIKKQNAGGGGDTPEAVVEALNVSVDELKWSNENSTKIMFLILDAPPHHSEQNIKELYSKIKVAAKKGITIIPLAASDTDKQTEYLMRTFALLTNGTYTFLTDDSGIGNSHIKPTIDSYEVEKLNDLLLRLILQRAVLPECSKGISNDNINKKMQTEIDSQTDSKTVIFPNPTKGLLQIKTRKEINELFLYDLAGKIIMRKEKLLEGKNTIDLTSYPQGIYLVRIHTNDQWETFKVIKN
- a CDS encoding RNA polymerase sigma factor, yielding MEQELLLECQRSDRNAQRKVYEKMAGRLYAVCRRYLKNDEDIEEVLADTFYKIFTKITQLQNPETFEAWARKITVNECLQKLRTNKGLFISLEENFIDHSEGTTENLSLEKDILSLLNFLPEGCRAIFNLFAIEGYPHKEIATMLSISEGTSKSQLNFARKKLQELLVNQNI
- a CDS encoding aminopeptidase C — protein: MKNAKIASLLFVLSAGSMMFAQDDLINKLKNNQSQNANFQFTTLKDVGATSVKNQGSSGTCWSYSGNSFLESEMQRMGKKPVDLAEIFTARNSYHDKAKLYVLNNGAISWGDGGELHDVINMYKKYGAVPQDAYTGLKSGQTTNNFKEMQGKLKPVLDSLVQASSKGKLTDNWMDSVDAILDEYLGKVPANFTYEGKNYTPKTFAKEVVGINPEDYVELSSYKDYAYYEKFVVPIPDNWSHDSDWNIPMKDLTAIIDNAVTKGYSVGWATDVSEPYFSYKNGVAYVPDMDLDQITAENKQTLFTEPKKDKTITEDMRQKALNNLSTTDDHGMHIVGLAKDQTGKEYYMVKNSWGVTNDFAGYLYVTRPYVEYKSTAILVHKNAIPKNILKQLKPTKNIGL
- a CDS encoding bacteriocin-like protein, producing MKNLKRLTKSTLKNINGGNAPQCEAGLIACRHKAEDGYPAYWTCEAASTGCRLL
- a CDS encoding NADH:flavin oxidoreductase; its protein translation is MSTSSLFKPFQYKNLQLKNRIVMAPMTRAQSDNGVPTQNIADYYGRRAASEVGLILSEGTVINRPGSKNLQNIPDFYGTEALNGWKNVIDTVHQNGGKMGPQIWHVGDTRMSEDYPLVQMEKASTMTIEDIQDTIAQFAASAKSAKDLGFDCIEIHGAHGYLIDQFFWEVSNTRTDEYGGKTLKERSRFAVEVVKAIRAAVGEDFTIIIRLSQWKQQDYKTRLAFTPNEMEDWLLPLKEAGVDIFHCSQRRFWEPEFEGSDLNFAGWAKKITGQPTITVGSVGLNGDFLNAFAGEGTEKTDLTELIRRLDNEEFDLVAVGRAILQDHQWVQKIKEGNTEALLDFSAESMGVLF
- a CDS encoding winged helix-turn-helix transcriptional regulator, which produces MKKNELMQYSCPLGKAMAALGSKWKPIIVLVIKDRKLRFGELAVRINVISRKVLTDQLREMETDGLVIREEFKELPPRVEYSLTEKGLALLPILYLLEEWEAKYQVKGQHEDKDCSFLNEDIKNKKAVNV
- a CDS encoding carboxymuconolactone decarboxylase family protein produces the protein MNYKEIAKETIGNLYKAHSSIRKSGIDKKLIALVELRVSQINGCAYCCSYHAKELSDFGFEQDTINRLPGWKHTNAFNDQQKLVLEWAEAVIDSKDGWQDIKAKLTEQFTEREIVELTASITLMNTLNTLRITLAEKE
- a CDS encoding methyltransferase domain-containing protein, with the protein product MKITQLVILFNYKKIVLGILISLFLFILSFQINSSLWIILLRSFGILIVLNILASIAASYILYDNSDLYELKGLNEFLDWGKIENAVVIHASFDPLSRKLEEKYDHIKFTVCDIYGNRHEHENGIEVSKKMFPPNPKEIRISPDILPFENESQDIILAVTALHEILDHQKRVLFFKEAKRILKKGGLIIISEQFRDMTNFICFNIGAFHFLSQKQWEEAISAAKLKITENKKITPFANMLMVKKSEN
- a CDS encoding thiamine pyrophosphate-dependent enzyme, which encodes MQTTYIETQQISFQDFKNQILEDYRLGRISREMSYLGRREVLTGKAKFGIFGDGKELPQLAMAKVFRNGDFRSGYYRDQTFALAIDALTVESFFAQMYADTSVEREPASAGRQMNGHFATRSLNEDGSWKDLTAQKNISSDISPTAGQMPRLLGLAQASTIYKSVKFEGSEKFSREGNEIAFGTIGDASTAEGHFWETLNAACALQVPMIVSIWDDGYGISVPTKNQRAKADISEMLSGFQRKEGENQGCEIIQVKAWDYPALLDAYAKAEHFARTESVPVVVHVIDVTQPQGHSTSGSHERYKNEERLAWEAEYDGLAKFKEWILNYSIDIDGKEEVIATAEELEAIDDEAKKAAKTGQKAAWENYQKAISELIQSILPLVENLKGQNAEVETYIANFNKLVSKAKKDIFHLVRKALLATRGTDSAERNQLMQKYNEVAAVEKDNYSSHLYSQSEWKAENIQEIKPVYSDSSEDVDGRVVIRNNFDKIFEKYPETLIFGEDTGNIGDVNQGLEGMQEKYGALRIADTGIREATILGQGIGMAMRGLRPIAEIQYLDYVLYCLQGMSDDLATVHYRTKGGQKAPLIIRTRGHRLEGIWHSGSPMAGILNLSKGILVLVPRNLTKAAGFYNTMLQTDEPAIIVECLNGYRLKEKQPDNLGDFTVPVGKIEVTKEGKDVTLVTYGSTWRIVTEAANELEKLGISAEVIDIQSLIPFDLSHEIAESVKKTNRLVVIDEDVEGGTTGFILQQILEKQKAFRYLDSDPLTISANDHRPAYASDGDYFSKPSTDDMVEKIYAMFNETNPQKYPAIF
- a CDS encoding polyprenyl synthetase family protein, with the protein product MANTVEEIKRPINDEMKLFEQKFYESMQSKVALLDKVTRFIVTTKGKQMRPMFVFLCAKLVGEVTEKTYRGASMIELIHTATLVHDDVVDESFKRRNFFSINALWKNKIAVLVGDYLLSKSVLLSTDHKDYDLLGVISRTIREMSEGELLQLEKARKLDITEEVYYEIIRQKTATLIAACCEIGVLSNNADEALAKKMMDFGTFTGMAFQIKDDLFDYLSSNVIGKPVGIDIKEQKMTLPLIHTLKAASEKDRKYYFDTIKRYNNNPKRVKELIEFVKSSGGLEYAITVMKDFQQKAKNILNEFPDSEARKSLHIMLDYVIERKF